The Meleagris gallopavo isolate NT-WF06-2002-E0010 breed Aviagen turkey brand Nicholas breeding stock unplaced genomic scaffold, Turkey_5.1 ChrUn_random_deg7180001690711, whole genome shotgun sequence genomic sequence cttcctgctcctgcttgAGCTTCTTTGGCATGaatgattttcagaaaataaccATAAAGGATTAGACAAAGGTGGACTATACTTACGgattagaaaaagaagaggCTTAAACAAAGACATTTCAAAGAACGTTCTGCAATTCTTAACAAAGGGGTCATCAGGGTTCTTCTGAGAGTCCACTTCAGTACCAAAAGCTACACTACCAACAACATCCAAAGTAAAGCAGTTGTAACACCTGCATTGAGGATAATAAACCATTAGCTATAACTTACATATTCATTAATATATTAATCCTATAAACACCATGTAACATTGATTTTAgtctctgattttcttttgtttttagattTGAGTTTTAACAGATGTTTCCATCATTTTGACATATGCCAGTACTTACTAATAACAATCACGTCttctaaatgaaaatgcttttgtgtAGCTCAATAATTTtactaataatttattttaaaaaatcaagtgTATTTGTTATTATCTAGAAATCTAATGCAGAAATTCATAACCAGTGTTTGTCGtttgcaaaagagaaaatttctttctcacttaaaaatgcagaaacaacatctCATCCCAGTTCAGTCTGAACTGTTAGTCACAAGACTTCTGGACTATCTGGATTACTGTGTTGAGGCAAATGCGAcgaagttcaacaagaccaaatgttGGTCCTTCACTTTGtccacaacaaccccaggcaatgctacaggcttggggcagagtggctggaagactgtatggaagaaagagacctgggggtattggttgatgctcagctgaacataagccagtagtgtgcccagATGTCCAAGGCCAGTGGCAACCTGGCTTGTATAAGAACTAACattcagcaggagcagggaggtgatcattcCCATGTACTCAGCTATGGAGAGGCTGCATCTCAAGTATTATGTTCAGTCTAGGGCCCCTCACtactacaagaaagatgttgaggctccacagtgtccagagaagggaaaTGAAGCTGATGAGGGATCTGAAGCACAAAGgtactgggattgtttagtctggagaaaaggaggttcttattgctttctacaactacctgaagggaggttgtggtgaggtaagggtcagccttttctcccatgtaactagtgataagACAAGAAGGGATGTGagggttggatattaggaaaaaattattttccaaaagtgACTGTTAGACaatgaaacaggctgcccagggaggtggtgaagtcaccatccctggagatgttcaagaaatacATGGATGTGGTACTGAGCGACATGGTTTAGTAGGGAAATATTTGTGGCAAGTAGttaattggactagatgatcttggaggtttttttccaaccttggtgattctatggttcaATGGAAAAGTCCTTAAGTAAAACTTCCTATTaaggatttctttcttgttACTGATAGCTCCCTTCTACTACAAAATCCTGATCAAAACCAGAAGGAACTGACATCACATGAAACCTGTAATTCTTTAGAGAAGCAAACTCTTTAAGTGCTACAAGTAATGTGTAGACCTTGGCATCAACACTTTAGAACTTACTGAATCCTTCCCCACATATCTGACCATTTATCCATCTTTATTTCTAATGAGCATTAGCACATATAGTAACTTGAGATAATGAACTGCAAATGTGAAATATCCTTGCAATCTGATTCTTCTGATCTGTTTACAATTGACTGTTTTGCTATATTTTTCTGTGACTGTTCTTTTCTACAAAAAGCTAATATCAAATTCTTCTGGTGTCTTAACCTGAATGAGCATGAATTAGAAAAATGCAGGACTGAGGCCCAGTATATTCCATGTATATACCATGAAGCAGAATATCTCTAACTATGATACTTGGACCACAGCCATTCTGAGGACTCTAAGGCAAATgcggaagaaaaaaaatgctatagAGTTAAGTAACAACTTTGGATTTTCACCTCTTACACACACACTAAAGGTACTATTGGacactgaaatattaaaagaGGGATTCTGCAATAAAACAGTTTCAGATGTATTCAATCACTTATTTCACCAAGTTATTGAAAAAGCTTAAACATTACATTTTGAGTTGTtgacaaaagacaaaatgacTAAAGACAACTAACATACAGAAGACAAGAGATTGCAAATAGAGTACCTACAACCAAAAAATAGCTCTCAAGGCAGAGAGAATCACATCTATATATGTCTGACTGGCTGAAATGGAAGTATGATAAAACAACTGGAAGATCGTATTTTCAGATGGTCCATATCATTCATTTCTACTTGACAAAAGCACCTCTGGAGAGGTGAAACCCCATCATGGATCAATAGCTAGAAAACCaggcaaagaaaaaggacaaatgcaaaaaagggaaaaacctAGGAGAACTGAAAAGTTCAATTTTAATCAAAGCACTATGGTAAGTGAAATGTATCTCCAAGTTTCGTAGTAACTGCTTAGATGTATAATATAAAGAGATCTTtgtacacacacagacacttgcatgcatacatacatatgtactGTGCAGGGGATGGATAAATAGTGGCTAAATATCCATTCctttagatgaaaaaaaattatttgcactACAGGCTGGGGGAAATCATGAGGAACTTCAGAAGATGCTGATCAACCTAGCAAATGATGTGTAGGTAAAACAGTGCCTAACAGAAAGAATGTACTTGAACTATGCATACATCATACAGATGCCTTAAAAAAAACTGTATCTGCTCAGAGAAGGAGGTAGACAATATTGAGAACAGCTCAGGAAAGATCCCTgaggaaaaagcaacaaaaaataagaTAATATGATTATAAATGCATAATAAATAGGAGAAAGCACAGTATGGAAAATATTAAAGTGTCATTTTATAAATTAGTGATGCATTCTCATCTGGAGTACCAATCTCATTGTTTCACAAAAGGCTAGCATGCCATTAGACAGGGTTAGGAGGAATGTGGCAAGAATGATTAAGCGCTCAAGAAATCTCATACAAAGAAGCAGGAAAGTAATGGAACAGAAGGATTTGATACTAGGTCAATTCCTATGTTTGTACATTATTGGCAGAAAGTAGAGGGCAGGCTGGACAGGGACTGGtgcaacttttctttctgtttccagaTGTTAAAACTTCATTAAACAACAGCTAGAAATACTGTAGAGGCTTTctcaaaattacttttaaagcaTGCAGTGTCTCCCcccaaagaagaaaaggcatCTGTCATACACATCCTTTTTTCTGAGATCTCCACTTataaaagcaagaggaaaaaaacttctGTTATGCATACAGTAGGTGAATGTTTAGAATAATTTCCAAATTTCTgatattgactttttttttaaaatctggtATTAGTTTCTTGTATGTTGAACGTACCTTTGGATATCAAAAGCTCTGCCAGAATCTGCATAGGCTTTCAAGTTACTCAGCAAGACATCACAGGCCTGGTTTATTAGTGGTATCATCTAGAAAGGAATGCATTCTATTATGAATATTgttaaaaattatgaaaaataaaaaaaaaatttagaaatcAATTATTCTAAATTAGTCTTATCCAGTAGACGGCATAAAGCTCTTAGGTTCTTCCACAGGTGTGGTCAGGCACATTTGCATGGGTAAGATAAAATGCTGGGATTATCTGTTAAAAGTAAACCTACATATTATAGGAATTCTCCAGCCTGGGGTCTAAACTCAAGAGGCCCTGATGCTTATTTGACCTTTAATTCTTGTCCACCTATAGCTATATACCTAGAtagtcctctttttttttttttttaaataattctctGTCCCATCTGATGATCTATCATGATCTATATTTACAGTACATTATATTTAGGTAACATACACTCCAGATCAGCAGGAATAATGTTTTCTGTGGTTCCATAGTCTTATAAAGATATCACAACCAGAGGGTCAGCATTTCCATTCCCCCATCCCTCAGTCTGAGGAATTTAAGGCATACATCAGGAAAAGACCATGCATATCACTACAGTTTCTTGAGGGAAAAGTACAGCTGTTACCTAAGGAAAGGGTTGCCTCGAGTGGCAAGCAGTTCTTTCAGTCACTGGCACATGATGGTCAGGTAGACTAACCCACAGCCTGGCTAAAGCTAACAGTGAAGTATTCTCTTCTTTAGTACTTCATGGAAATCAGACACAGGCAACCACCAAGATTTCCTTAAAGTCTCTCCGTAACTCTTTACACATGTAAGGCATCAGACACTTGCCTTGATTACACCTTCAAAAGGGGCAGAGGAAGGGGGCTGACTGTTACCTTGAGTGAGGGAATAGCAGCAATCCAACCATTACCCCAACAACACTACAAAACTACCCACCCATGACTCTTTCTCCACAGACTGCTGAGAGTTCCTCCTACAATTTAATACCCCAGTCTTGCCTCAGTTATGCCAAGCACTAGCAGACATATGCACAGCAAACCATCTTTCCTTCCTGAGCAACCTCCTTCAACATACGGATGTCAACAAACATGAGAACACACTTGTCCTACTACTCTGACATTCTTGTTACCAAAAAAGACTTACTGCAGCCTCTCAGCACAATCCGAAAGCTCTGCAGGCTGCCCAGCCAAGTCCATTTTGCTTGGCACTTCTACCTCTGTGAAACTGGCATAACACTTTGTGTGCAGGCACACTGCCATCCTAACACATGGGCAAGACTATACGCAGTCAAAAGGCCAACGTGGGAGCATCCAATGTGTTTTCTGAAGGCAGAAGTCTCAGTTAAGAATGTGTTGAGCAGCTCTCAAGGTCTCATACCTATACAGGACAGAGCAGATTGTTGCTATTTCAGTTCAAAGCTGGATTGATTTGGGCTTGTGCAACAGGAGTCTCGCAAAACAATTTTGAAGCCAGATTAGTATTCTGTAAAAGCAGCTGGTATGTGTCTGCAAGGTGTGCACCATGTTATGTGAAAGTTTTCTGccctttttgctttcaaaagaaGGCCCCCTGCAGtgaatttcttctcaaatgGTTCAACAAAATTAACACATTTCTGTTCAACACACTGAACCAGGGTGAAATGCTTTATATTCTCTGGGTCCAG encodes the following:
- the LOC100547506 gene encoding thromboxane-A synthase-like; this translates as MLDSILCLRDERWKYVRSLLTPAFSDAKLKEMIPLINQACDVLLSNLKAYADSGRAFDIQRCYNCFTLDVVGSVAFGTEVDSQKNPDDPFVKNCRTFFEMSLFKPLLFLIRKYSPPLSNPLWLFSENHSCQRSSSRSRKMYCRLISDVFRIQPTAQVYPLDYHSMIYNSCHG